One Calditrichota bacterium genomic window carries:
- a CDS encoding DUF4159 domain-containing protein produces MAVVLLASVVPVLTFAANGIAGEDLFQIARLKYDGGGDWYSNPSSIPNLHTFLRAECGIDAAVEEAVVEPSSPKLSALPFVYMNGHGNIRFSERDVESLRHYLETGGFLLADDNYGMDASFRREMKRVLPGVEPVELPWTHPIYHSHFSLPEGLPKIHEHDGKPAQGLGYSLHGRLVAFYSYQADLGDGWEDPDVHNDPAEKRLAALRMGANIVVWRLRGGL; encoded by the coding sequence ATGGCCGTTGTTCTGCTCGCTTCGGTCGTTCCGGTTCTGACGTTCGCCGCCAATGGGATCGCCGGCGAAGACCTCTTTCAGATCGCCCGACTCAAGTATGATGGCGGTGGCGATTGGTATTCCAATCCCTCCTCGATCCCCAATCTGCACACCTTTCTGCGCGCCGAATGCGGCATCGACGCCGCGGTCGAGGAAGCCGTCGTCGAGCCATCCAGCCCCAAACTGAGCGCTTTACCTTTTGTTTATATGAACGGTCACGGAAACATCCGTTTTTCCGAACGCGATGTCGAATCCCTGCGGCATTATCTCGAGACCGGCGGATTCCTTCTGGCGGACGACAACTACGGAATGGATGCCTCCTTTCGTCGTGAAATGAAGCGCGTCCTGCCGGGCGTAGAACCGGTTGAACTGCCCTGGACGCATCCGATCTACCACAGCCACTTTAGTCTGCCCGAAGGTTTGCCCAAGATTCACGAACACGACGGTAAGCCCGCCCAAGGACTTGGCTACTCCCTCCACGGGCGGCTTGTCGCCTTCTATTCCTATCAGGCCGATCTCGGTGACGGCTGGGAAGACCCCGACGTGCACAACGATCCAGCGGAAAAACGTCTGGCCGCACTACGAATGGGTGCCAACATCGTCGTCTGGCGTCTGCGCGGAGGATTGTGA